From the genome of Pygocentrus nattereri isolate fPygNat1 chromosome 25, fPygNat1.pri, whole genome shotgun sequence, one region includes:
- the ciao2b gene encoding cytosolic iron-sulfur assembly component 2B, translating into MSATAARLENANPLIFQRAGERLLTAGEEDEDVADPIDDREIFDLIRSINDPEHPLSLEELNVVEQMHVNVNDQESTVSVEFTPTIPHCSMATLIGLSIKVKLLRSLPDRFKIDVHITPGTHASEDAVNKQLADKERVAAALENSQLLEVVNQCLSTRPV; encoded by the exons ATGTCCGCCACAGCAGCGCGGTTAGAGAACGCCAACCCGCTCATCTTCCAGCGGGCCGGAGAGAGACTCCTCACAGCCGgggaggaggacgaggacgTGGCCGACCCCATCGACGACAGGGAGATCTTCG ATCTTATTAGGTCAATCAATGACCCTGAGCACCCGCTGTCCCTCGAGGAGCTGAATGTCGTGGAGCAAATGCACGTGAAT GTGAATGACCAGGAGAGCACGGTCTCTGTGGAGTTCACACCCACCATCCCTCACTGCAGCATGGCTACCCTCATAGGGCTGTCAATCAAAGTCAAACTGCTGCGCTCTTTACCAGACAGGTTCAAG ATTGACGTCCACATCACGCCAGGCACACATGCCTCAGAAGATGCAG tcaaTAAGCAGTTAGCGGATAAGGAGAGAGTGGCTGCGGCGCTGGAAAACTCCCAGCTGCTGGAAGTGGTCAACCAGTGCCTTTCCACCAGACCTGTGTGA
- the LOC108416114 gene encoding uromodulin-like has product MPAPQLILGLVFITALASYVSGAVVTSCDACNKWASCTSILKAGQAVSSQHSSNCSCIKGFSGDGMSCYNTTTCSTARASCCPAGYRWSPEQGCVDIDECSAPQSPCVAPLMCVNMPGSFTCLLPQVNANPASNPRLVQFSCGQAVCNLGQDCITINGVPRCADPCQRYTILDDAWRSTDFKTNGTLHCDTDVNWQGWYRMYLGGVSVQMPERCIQPRMCGTDSPLWLKTPHPVNSEGVVQGAVCGSWVEGCCNFEFPINVKACPGNYYVYKFVKPPLCFLAYAADANTKVCATCREGTSCMSADKITWTCQTQDPVRLSGGSNRCEGRVELYHNGRWGTVCDDDWNMNAATVVCRQLGCGKALAAPVNGRFGPGSGPIWMDNTQCQGTEAYLVQCKHNGFENHNCGHYEDAGVICEEPSTAVVPQLVCNRTLMRVGVPAVHRGPNALNMTSGHLVDPTCAAQREENGTVWYEVQSRAAVCGNVLKINSTHAVYSNTLFLYLANSSVFSLPTGFPFSCVYPLDSRISMDIAVRPYLSMQEMGLVGVGPGARASMSLYRNANFTTMYPPGPVVLPVGAPLYVGVNVEEVEASRFAVIVEECSITDTPDPNNSGRYLLIQNRCPSDPRDVLVTENGISLQARFTALLFLYEGNYNDMFLHCRLSLCDRTTESCSTKCQTRASRSISSHKSLTIGPISWTKEGH; this is encoded by the exons ATGCCGGCGCCTCAGCTGATCCTGGGGCTGGTTTTCATCACAGCTCTCGCTTCTTACGTCTCAG GTGCTGTGGTAACGTCCTGCGATGCATGCAACAAGTGGGCGTCCTGCACGTCCATACTGAAGGCCGGTCAGGCCGTCTCCTCTCAGCACTCCTCCAACTGCTCCTGCATTAAAGGCTTCTCCGGAGACGGCATGTCCTGCTACAACACCACCACCTGCAGCACAGCCAGAGCCTCCTGCTGCCCGGCTGGCTATCGCTGGTCACCTGagcagggctgtgtggacatcGATGAGTGCTCTGCCCCTCAGAGTCCATGTGTTGCTCCGCTGATGTGTGTAAACATGCCCGGATCCTTCACCTGTCTGCTGCCGCAGGTTAACGCCAACCCAGCCTCAAACCCACGCCTGGTCCAGTTCAGCTGTGGGCAAGCGGTCTGTAACCTGGGCCAGGACTGCATCACCATCAACGGGGTTCCCCGCTGCGCCGATCCATGCCAACGCTACACCATCCTGGACGACGCGTGGCGCTCCACAGACTTCAAGACGAACGGCACCTTGCACTGTGACACAGACGTGAACTGGCAG GGCTGGTACAGGATGTATCTGGGTGGCGTCAGTGTGCAGATGCCTGAGAGGTGTATCCAGCCCAGGATGTGTGGCACCGACTCCCCTCTCTGGCTGAAGACCCCCCATCCCGTTAACTCGGAAGGCGTGGTGCAGGGCGCCGTGTGCGGGAGCTGGGTGGAAGGCTGCTGTAACTTTGAGTTCCCCATTAACGTCAAGGCCTGTCCAGGAAACTACTACGTCTACAAGTTTGTCAAGCCACCCCTCTGCTTCCTGGCCTACGCCGCCG ACGCCAACACCAAGGTGTGTGCAACATGCAGAGAGGGAACTTCCTGTATGAGCGCAGACAAGATCACCTGGACGTGCCAGACTCAAG ACCCTGTCCGTCTGTCCGGAGGCAGTAACAGGTGTGAAGGCAGAGTGGAGCTGTACCACAACGGTCGCTGGGGCACCGTCTGTGATGATGACTGGAACATGAACGCTGCGACAGTGGTGTGTAGGCAGCTGGGGTGTGGGAAGGCTCTGGCTGCTCCTGTCAACGGGCGCTTCGGTCCCGGGAGTGGTCCCATCTGGATGGACAACACACAGTGCCAGGGCACAGAGGCCTACCTGGTCCAGTGCAAACACAATGGCTTTGAGAACCACAACTGCGGTCACTATGAGGACGCTGGAGTGATCTGTGAAG AGCCCTCCACAGCTGTTGTCCCTCAGCTGGTTTGTAACAGGACCCTGATGAGAGTTGGTGTGCCAGCTGTCCACCGAGGCCCCAATGCCCTCAACATGACCTCGGGTCACCTGGTGGACCCCACCTGCGCGGCCCAGCGGGAGGAGAACGGCACCGTGTGGTACGAGGTGCAGAGCCGAGCGGCCGTGTGCGGAAACGTGCTGAAG ATCAACAGCACACATGCTGTCTACTCCAACACCCTGTTCCTCTACCTTGCAAACAGCAGCGTATTCTCACTGCCCACGGGCTTTCCCTTCTCCTGTGTTTACCCCCTGGACTCCCGCATTAGCATGGACATCGCCGTGAGACCCTACCTCTC GATGCAGGAGATGGGTCTGGTTGGTGTTGGCCCTGGTGCCCGTGCCTCTATGTCCCTGTACCGAAACGCTAACTTCACGACTATGTACCCCCCTGGGCCTGTGGTTCTGCCGGTCGGTGCTCCGCTCTATGTGGGAGTGAACGTAGAGGAGGTGGAGGCTTCTCGTTTTGCTGTGATTGTGGAGGAGTGCTCCATCACAGACACGCCCGACCCTAATAACTCTGGGAGATATCTGCTTATTCAGAACCG TTGTCCCAGTGACCCGCGTGATGTTCTGGTGACTGAGAATGGGATTTCTCTGCAAGCACGCTTCACTGCTCTGCTCTTCCTCTACGAAGGAAACTATAATGACATGTTCCTCCATTGCCGTCTCAGCCTGTGTGACCGCACCACGGAGTCCTGCAGCACG aAGTGTCAGACCAGAGCATCTCGTTCCATCTCCAGCCACAAATCTCTCACCATTGGGCCAATTTCAT GGACCAAAGAAGGGCACTAA